From Miscanthus floridulus cultivar M001 chromosome 15, ASM1932011v1, whole genome shotgun sequence, the proteins below share one genomic window:
- the LOC136509583 gene encoding two-component response regulator ORR42-like isoform X1 codes for MFHGGVSEMMVITALTSNNYRKIFQIWAALASPIKWACDCDMQHSKRQPSTKKRKIRVHHHHLKSSIFMASRNQGSAPRALVVEDIKVDRLILMHMLHKLNCEAIAVENGKEAVDLFLEGKTFDIVFSDKDMPIMSGPEAVAKIRAMGATEVKIVGVSADFGGKEAFMQAGADVFVPKPVKLETLQSMLEVVISKKNMSG; via the exons ATGTTCCACGGCGGGGTATCAGAGATGATGGTAATAACAGCTCTAACTTCTAAcaa TTACAGGAAAATCTTTCAGATTTGGGCAGCCTTGGCTTCGCCTATAAAATGGGCCTGCGACTGTGATATGCAGCACTCAAAGAGGCAGCCGAGTACCAAGAAAAGAAAGATACGtgtgcatcatcatcatctcaagTCAAG TATCTTCATGGCATCCAGGAACCAAGGGTCTGCCCCAAGGGCATTAGTTGTGGAGGATATCAAAGTTGATCGTCTGATTCTCATGCATATGTTGCACAAACTTAACTGCGAGGCTATTGCTGTTGAGAATGGGAAAGAAGCTGTTGACcttttccttgaagggaaaacaTTCGACATTGTTTTCTCAGATAAGGATATGCCCATAATGTCGGGCCCTGAG GCTGTGGCCAAGATCCGTGCCATGGGAGCTACTGAGGTGAAGATTGTTGGGGTCTCAGCAGATTTCGGTGGAAAGGAGGCATTCATGCAAGCTGGTGCTGATGTGTTTGTGCCCAAACCAGTGAAGCTTGAGACTCTCCAGTCTATGCTCGAGGTGGTCATTAGCAAGAAGAACATGAGCGGCTAG
- the LOC136509583 gene encoding two-component response regulator ORR42-like isoform X2, which produces MQHSKRQPSTKKRKIRVHHHHLKSSIFMASRNQGSAPRALVVEDIKVDRLILMHMLHKLNCEAIAVENGKEAVDLFLEGKTFDIVFSDKDMPIMSGPEAVAKIRAMGATEVKIVGVSADFGGKEAFMQAGADVFVPKPVKLETLQSMLEVVISKKNMSG; this is translated from the exons ATGCAGCACTCAAAGAGGCAGCCGAGTACCAAGAAAAGAAAGATACGtgtgcatcatcatcatctcaagTCAAG TATCTTCATGGCATCCAGGAACCAAGGGTCTGCCCCAAGGGCATTAGTTGTGGAGGATATCAAAGTTGATCGTCTGATTCTCATGCATATGTTGCACAAACTTAACTGCGAGGCTATTGCTGTTGAGAATGGGAAAGAAGCTGTTGACcttttccttgaagggaaaacaTTCGACATTGTTTTCTCAGATAAGGATATGCCCATAATGTCGGGCCCTGAG GCTGTGGCCAAGATCCGTGCCATGGGAGCTACTGAGGTGAAGATTGTTGGGGTCTCAGCAGATTTCGGTGGAAAGGAGGCATTCATGCAAGCTGGTGCTGATGTGTTTGTGCCCAAACCAGTGAAGCTTGAGACTCTCCAGTCTATGCTCGAGGTGGTCATTAGCAAGAAGAACATGAGCGGCTAG